The genomic segment CGCCAAGGGCGACCGGGTCGGGATCTGGGCCGTCAACTGCGCCGAATGGGTCCTGGTGCAGTACGCCACCGCGCGGATCGGCGCGGTCATGGTGAACATCAACCCGGCCTACCGGGCACATGAACTCGGCTATGTACTGCGGCAGTCGGGGGTCTCGGTGCTCTTCGCCTCGCTGTCCCACAAGACCAGCGACTACCGGGCGATGGTCGACCGGGTGCGGCCCGACTGCCCCGCGCTGCGGTCCGTCCACTACATCGGCGATCCGTCCTGGGACACGCTCATCGACGCGTCCCGGCTGGTCACGGACGAAGAACTCGCCGCACGCGAGGCGGAGTTGTCCTGCGACGACCCGATCAACATCCAGTACACCTCCGGCACCACCGGCTTCCCCAAGGGCGCCACCCTCTCCCACCACAACATCCTCAACAACGGCTACTCCGTGGGGGAGATGGTCGGTTACACCGAACACGACCGGGTCTGCCTGCCGGTCCCCTTCTACCACTGCTTCGGCATGGTGATGGGTAACCTCGGCACCACCTCGCACGGCGGCTGCGTCGTGATCCCGGCGCCGTCCTTCGAGCCCGCCGCCGTGCTCGCCGCCGTGCAGCGGGAGCGCTGCACCTCGCTGTACGGCGTACCCACCATGTTCCTGGCCGAGTTGAACCACCCCGACTTCGCCTCGTACGACCTCTCCTCGCTGCGCACCGGGATCATGGCCGGATCTCCCTGCCCCGTCGAGGTGATGAAGCGGGTGGTCGCCGAGATGCACATGGACGAGGTGTCCATCTGTTACGGGATGACGGAGACCTCGCCCGTCTCGACCCAGACCCGCCGCGACGACGACCTCGAACGCCGCACCGGCACCGTCGGCCGGGTCCTGCCGCACATCGAGGTCAAGGTCGTCGACCCGGTGACGGGCGTGACCCTGCCGCGCGGCGAAGCGGGCGAACTGCGCACCCGGGGCTACAGCGTGATGCTCGGCTACTGGGAGGACCCGGCGCGGACCGCCGAGGTGATCGACGCCGGGCGCTGGATGCACACGGGCGACCTGGCGGTGATGCGTGAGGACGGCTATGTGGAGATCGTCGGCCGCATCAAGGACATGATCATCAGGGGTGGGGAGAACGTCTATCCGAGGGAGATCGAGGAATTCCTCCACGGTCACCCGAAGATCGCCGACGTCCAGGTGGTGGGGGTCCCGGACGCCACGTACGGCGAGGAGATCCTGGCCTGTGTGATCCCCCGCGACCCGGCCGACCCGCCGACGTCCGACGAGGTGACCGGATACTGCCGCGGGCAGTTGGCGCACTACAAGATCCCGCGGCTGCTGTGGATTCTGGAGGAGTTCCCGATGACGGTCAGCGGCAAGGTGCGGAAGATCGAACTGCGCGAGGGGTACGGGCGGTAGCGGGGAGGACGGGGAGCGCCGGGGCGGGCGGGCGGTACCGGGGTGGGCGGCGGACCCGGTGGACGGGCCCGCCGGGGTCAGGCGCCGGTGCTGAGCAGTTCGTCGGCCGGGCTGTTCACCGGCTGCGGAGTGCCGGTGAGATCCATGACGAAGAGTGGGATGCCCAGGCCGTCCGCGCGGCCCCGGGCCTCCGGGGTGTACCCCGCGAGGGAGAAGAACACGCTGGACACGGAGGCGCTGAGCGCGTTCAGCCAGAGGCATTCGACGTCGCGCAGCGCGGTGGGCCGGGTCGTCGAGTCCACCTGGGCGATCAGCCCGGTGGCCCGCAGATCGATCCGGGACGCGGGCCGCTCCAGCGGCTGCACCACCTCCCGGTAGCCGAGCCACCTGAGATACAGCGCGGCGGCCGTCACGGCGTCACGGGCGGTACGGATCGTCATGGGCCGGAACGAGGGGCGGGGAGCCGCCGCCGTGCGCGGCAGAGGTATGTGGGACGGGGCCTCGGCGCGTCCCGTCCCACCCGCGCGCGAGGTGACCGGGCGGACCGGAATCCGCAGCACCGTGCCGCAGGGGCAGCACAGTTCGGGATGCGGCCACTGGTCGCGCCGGCCGCAGGAGTGGCAGCGCACGCTCACCCAGTCGTCGTTCCAGGTGCGGTGCGTGATCGGCTCGACCGGGGCGCCGCGCATCAGCGGCGGGGCGGTCGGGGCACCGCACGGACAGGGGTACACCGGCGTGACGTACGCGTGGTCGCGACGGCATACCGGGCAGCGCACCGGCACGGACTCCACCATGGTCTCCCTCCGGACGCCGACTGCGTTCCGTGCGCCCATGGTCCACCAGGAGCGAGGTCCTGGGGAGGGACTTGACGCATTTGGCACTCCTCCGGCCGCGAAGCCCGGCACGACCGCACTCGGCCCGGAGGGGCCGGCACACAGGACGGGCCCCCGCACCGAGGACGGAGAGTCCCGGTGCGGGGGCCGTAGGCCGCTGCTACGGCCGGTGGGTCGTGCGCCCCACCGACCGCGCGTGAGCCGTGGGATCAGCGGCGGCCGAAGCCGTTCCAGCCGCGGTGGTGGTCCCAGCGGTTGTCGTGGCCCCAGCGGTGGTGCCGGTTGTTGTCGACCTCCAGCTCGGTGTTCGACCAGTCGGCCACCACGATGTCGCCGACCTTCACCAGGTGGCCGGTCGAGTGCTCGAAGTCGATGTCGGAGGTGGCGGCGGCAGCGGGGCCCGCGGCGAAGAAGCCCGCCGAGGCCATGACGGCGGCGGCGATCGCGATGCGACGAAGCATTACTACTCCTGGTTATTGAGCGAGTACTTACGGTGGAAACCGTGCGTCACGTATCGCTCGCGCGCATGCCGGGCCGCTCACTCGGGTGAGTCCCTCGCCGGGGAGGCGTACCGAAGGCTCCGCGTGCCGAACCGTGGTGCCCGCTCACCCCGTTCGCGCGGATTGCGGAGGGTGCAACCGTAATTGCGCCTCTTGCTGACGAGGGTGGGGAAGGGCCACTCTGGCTGGCACATCCGACGCAGCCGACCCCCTGAGGTGCCTCGCATGAACACCCCCACGAACACCCGCACGAACACCCCCACACCCACCACCCCCACGAACGCCGTCGCCAACCGCCGTGCCTTCATCGGCGCGGTCCTCGCCGGCGCCGCCCTCTCCGTGACGCCCGCGTTCCCCGCGTCGGCGCGCACCGCCCCCGTGGGCCGCGAACCCCGGCCCGGCGCGCGGACCGCCACCCGCCCGCTCTTCCTCGGTACGTACACGACCGGCGGCGGAGGCCGGGGAATCGGCGTGGCCGGGTACGACCCCGTCACGGGCGCGATCACCGCGCGGACCGTCATCACCGGGGTCGCCGACCCCTCGTACCTCGCCGTACATCCCTCGGGCAACACGCTCTACGCCGCCGACGAGCAGAACCCGGGCGCGGTGACCTCGGTCGCCCTCGACCCGGGCGGTACGTTCCGCGTGCTGAACAGCCGGAGCACCGGGGGCGCCGGCCCCTGTCACCTGTCCGTGCACCCGGGCGGGCGGTGGCTGCTGAGCGCCAACTACACCTCGGGCAGCGTCGCCGTGCACCCCGTCGCGGCCGACGGTTCCCTCGGCGAACGCACCGATCTGGTCGCCCACCGCACACCGGCCCCCGGGCCCGGCCAGTACGGACCGCACGCCCACCAGATCGTCACCACCCCCGACGGCGGTCACGTCCTCGCCGTCGACCTGGGCAACGACACCGTGTACACGTACCGCCTGGACCAGACCGCGGGGAAGCTCACCCAGGTCTCGTACGCCGCACTACGGCCCGGAGCGGGGCCGCGCCATCTGACCTTCCACCCCGGCGGCAGGTTCGCCTACCTCGCCTGTGAGGTGAGCAACACCGCGGTGGTCTGCGGTTACGACCCCGCCACCGGCACGCTGACACCGGGCGCCCCGCAGTCCACCGGGACCGGCTCCGGCGTCAGCTACCCCGCGCAGTTCCTCGTCACCGCCGACGGCCGCTTCGCCTACCTCGCCAACCGGGGACACAACAGCCTCACCCGGTACGCGGTCGAGGGCGGCGGGGCCTCGCTGCGGCTGCTCGACACCGTCCCGGTGGGCGGTGACTTCCCCCGGCACATCGCGTTCTCCCCGGACGGCGGGCTGCTCTTCGCCGCCAACCAGAACTCCGGCTCCGTGACGGTCTTCCAGGTCGACCGCGTCAGTGGCGGACTGCGGTCCGCGGGCAGGCCGTTCGCCGCTCCGGTGGCCGTCTGCGCGCTGCCGCTGTAGCACCGCCCGCCGCGGTCTCCACCGGCGCGGCCAAGGACGGTGCGGTTCGGGACATCGGTGAGCGGACGCGCGACGCCCCGGTGTCCCGTACCCGGAACGGCCCCGGGGGCGGTCCCGGGGACGGCCTCCGGGACGGGAGGAGGAGATCGTGCGCGCGGAACCGGGCAGGAGGAACCGTGTCCGGCCGACCCGGAAGCGCGGGCAGCCGACCGGAGCCGCCCGCGCCGCGCGCACGGCGCGGCTCCGGCCAACGTCCCCGTCGGGCCGCGCGGCTCCGGGGAGCCGTGCAGAGCAGCGGAGAGAAGAGTGGAACGCCATGGCAGCACCGGAAACACCGGCGGCAACTGACCGCACCGACCGCATCGTCAT from the Streptomyces sp. AM 4-1-1 genome contains:
- a CDS encoding lactonase family protein produces the protein MNTPTNTRTNTPTPTTPTNAVANRRAFIGAVLAGAALSVTPAFPASARTAPVGREPRPGARTATRPLFLGTYTTGGGGRGIGVAGYDPVTGAITARTVITGVADPSYLAVHPSGNTLYAADEQNPGAVTSVALDPGGTFRVLNSRSTGGAGPCHLSVHPGGRWLLSANYTSGSVAVHPVAADGSLGERTDLVAHRTPAPGPGQYGPHAHQIVTTPDGGHVLAVDLGNDTVYTYRLDQTAGKLTQVSYAALRPGAGPRHLTFHPGGRFAYLACEVSNTAVVCGYDPATGTLTPGAPQSTGTGSGVSYPAQFLVTADGRFAYLANRGHNSLTRYAVEGGGASLRLLDTVPVGGDFPRHIAFSPDGGLLFAANQNSGSVTVFQVDRVSGGLRSAGRPFAAPVAVCALPL
- a CDS encoding AMP-binding protein gives rise to the protein MTGSAAPSYAHGTGATALLGDTIGRNLDRAVESYPDREALVDIPQGVRWTYARFGAEVNRLARALMGGGVAKGDRVGIWAVNCAEWVLVQYATARIGAVMVNINPAYRAHELGYVLRQSGVSVLFASLSHKTSDYRAMVDRVRPDCPALRSVHYIGDPSWDTLIDASRLVTDEELAAREAELSCDDPINIQYTSGTTGFPKGATLSHHNILNNGYSVGEMVGYTEHDRVCLPVPFYHCFGMVMGNLGTTSHGGCVVIPAPSFEPAAVLAAVQRERCTSLYGVPTMFLAELNHPDFASYDLSSLRTGIMAGSPCPVEVMKRVVAEMHMDEVSICYGMTETSPVSTQTRRDDDLERRTGTVGRVLPHIEVKVVDPVTGVTLPRGEAGELRTRGYSVMLGYWEDPARTAEVIDAGRWMHTGDLAVMREDGYVEIVGRIKDMIIRGGENVYPREIEEFLHGHPKIADVQVVGVPDATYGEEILACVIPRDPADPPTSDEVTGYCRGQLAHYKIPRLLWILEEFPMTVSGKVRKIELREGYGR